The Triticum aestivum cultivar Chinese Spring chromosome 7B, IWGSC CS RefSeq v2.1, whole genome shotgun sequence genome window below encodes:
- the LOC123157319 gene encoding mitochondrial carrier protein MTM1 isoform X2, which translates to MAGGSRGGFPAWMTAAAARIDLSGGAAATSGSQPPQPGPPAAVVADQELGMAERALSAASAAFISAIIVNPLDVAKTRLQAQAAGVPYYQAPQMAALGPDAILSELRCSPSCTRGIILGSEPICPPDCFQYKGTVDVFLKVVRQEGFGRLWRGTNAGLALAIPTVGIYLPCYDIFRNKIEDFTRSNAPGLTPYAPLVAGSVARSLACIACSPIELARTRMQAYKEFQPGVKPPGMWKTLLGVLSPHASSSQNVQNYRVLWTGVGAQLARDVPFSAICWSTLEPIRRKLLGLVAEDGDAASVLGANFAAGFVAGSLAAGVTCPLDVAKTRRQIEKDAQKAMRMTTRQTLVDILRSEGPKGLFTGVGPRVARAGPSVGIVISFYEVVKYALHQRNMS; encoded by the exons ATGGCGGGCGGCTCTAGGGGCGGCTTCCCCGCCTGGATGACCGCCGCCGCGGCGCGCATCGACCTCTCCGGCGGCGCCGCCGCCACGTCCGGCTCACAGCCTCCCCAACCTGGGCCTCCGGCCGCGGTGGTGGCCGACCAGGAGCTCGGGATGGCCGAGCGTGCCCTCTCCGCCGCAAGCGCCGCCTTCATCTCCGCCATCATCGTTAACCCTCTCGACGTCGCCAAG ACGAGGTTGCAGGCGCAGGCCGCGGGGGTGCCTTACTACCAAGCACCCCAGATGGCGGCGCTCGGCCCGGATGCG ATACTGTCTGAGTTGCGATGCTCTCCATCATGCACACGTGGTATCATTTTGGGAAGCGAACCTATTTGCCCACCCGATTGCTTTCAGTACAAGGGAACAGTTGATGTATTCTTGAAAGTTGTTAGACAG GAAGGATTTGGTAGATTATGGAGAGGTACAAATGCTGGCTTGGCATTAGCTATACCAACT GTTGGAATATATTTGCCTTGCTATGACATATTCCGCAACAAGATTGAAGATTTTACAAGAAGCAATGCTCCTGGGTTGACACCATATGCCCCACTAGTAGCAGGATCAGTTGCACGCTCGCTCGCATGCATTGCTTGTTCCCCAATTGAATTGGCAAGGACACGGATGCAG GCGTATAAGGAATTTCAGCCTGGAGTAAAGCCTCCTGGAATGTGGAAAACATTGCTTGGTGTTCTTTCACCACATGCAAGTTCAAGTCAGAATG TGCAAAACTATCGTGTTCTATGGACGGGTGTGGGGGCACAGCTTGCTCGGGATGTTCCATTCTCTGCTATATGCTGGTCAACGCTGGAGCCG ATTCGAAGAAAGCTGCTTGGTCTTGTTGCAGAGGATGGTGATGCGGCTAGTGTGTTGGGAGCGAACTTTGCTGCTGGCTTTGTAGCAGGTAGTCTTGCTGCTGGTGTTACATGCCCTCTTGATGTTGCCAAGACAAGGAGACAGATAGAG AAGGATGCCCAGAAGGCAATGAGAATGACCACGAGGCAAACATTAGTTGATATATTGAG GTCTGAGGGTCCAAAAGGCTTGTTCACTGGTGTTGGTCCACGCGTCGCTCGTGCTGGACCATCAGTTGGTATTGTCATTTCCTTTTACGAGGTCGTCAAGTATGCTCTTCACCAAAGGAACATGTCATGA
- the LOC123157319 gene encoding mitochondrial carrier protein MTM1 isoform X1 has translation MAGGSRGGFPAWMTAAAARIDLSGGAAATSGSQPPQPGPPAAVVADQELGMAERALSAASAAFISAIIVNPLDVAKTRLQAQAAGVPYYQAPQMAALGPDAILSELRCSPSCTRGIILGSEPICPPDCFQYKGTVDVFLKVVRQEGFGRLWRGTNAGLALAIPTVGIYLPCYDIFRNKIEDFTRSNAPGLTPYAPLVAGSVARSLACIACSPIELARTRMQAYKEFQPGVKPPGMWKTLLGVLSPHASSSQNAVQNYRVLWTGVGAQLARDVPFSAICWSTLEPIRRKLLGLVAEDGDAASVLGANFAAGFVAGSLAAGVTCPLDVAKTRRQIEKDAQKAMRMTTRQTLVDILRSEGPKGLFTGVGPRVARAGPSVGIVISFYEVVKYALHQRNMS, from the exons ATGGCGGGCGGCTCTAGGGGCGGCTTCCCCGCCTGGATGACCGCCGCCGCGGCGCGCATCGACCTCTCCGGCGGCGCCGCCGCCACGTCCGGCTCACAGCCTCCCCAACCTGGGCCTCCGGCCGCGGTGGTGGCCGACCAGGAGCTCGGGATGGCCGAGCGTGCCCTCTCCGCCGCAAGCGCCGCCTTCATCTCCGCCATCATCGTTAACCCTCTCGACGTCGCCAAG ACGAGGTTGCAGGCGCAGGCCGCGGGGGTGCCTTACTACCAAGCACCCCAGATGGCGGCGCTCGGCCCGGATGCG ATACTGTCTGAGTTGCGATGCTCTCCATCATGCACACGTGGTATCATTTTGGGAAGCGAACCTATTTGCCCACCCGATTGCTTTCAGTACAAGGGAACAGTTGATGTATTCTTGAAAGTTGTTAGACAG GAAGGATTTGGTAGATTATGGAGAGGTACAAATGCTGGCTTGGCATTAGCTATACCAACT GTTGGAATATATTTGCCTTGCTATGACATATTCCGCAACAAGATTGAAGATTTTACAAGAAGCAATGCTCCTGGGTTGACACCATATGCCCCACTAGTAGCAGGATCAGTTGCACGCTCGCTCGCATGCATTGCTTGTTCCCCAATTGAATTGGCAAGGACACGGATGCAG GCGTATAAGGAATTTCAGCCTGGAGTAAAGCCTCCTGGAATGTGGAAAACATTGCTTGGTGTTCTTTCACCACATGCAAGTTCAAGTCAGAATG CAGTGCAAAACTATCGTGTTCTATGGACGGGTGTGGGGGCACAGCTTGCTCGGGATGTTCCATTCTCTGCTATATGCTGGTCAACGCTGGAGCCG ATTCGAAGAAAGCTGCTTGGTCTTGTTGCAGAGGATGGTGATGCGGCTAGTGTGTTGGGAGCGAACTTTGCTGCTGGCTTTGTAGCAGGTAGTCTTGCTGCTGGTGTTACATGCCCTCTTGATGTTGCCAAGACAAGGAGACAGATAGAG AAGGATGCCCAGAAGGCAATGAGAATGACCACGAGGCAAACATTAGTTGATATATTGAG GTCTGAGGGTCCAAAAGGCTTGTTCACTGGTGTTGGTCCACGCGTCGCTCGTGCTGGACCATCAGTTGGTATTGTCATTTCCTTTTACGAGGTCGTCAAGTATGCTCTTCACCAAAGGAACATGTCATGA